The genome window AATCCCAGAAATTCAAGTTAATAAAAATGCAAAGTTAATTGCTGCTAATATGAGTTTAGCAGAATTATATGCCCAGGAAAAATCAGCCTTTCGTAAATTAATTAACAACGGCGATAATTTCCAAGGGCAGGATAATAGTGAAATTTATAAAAAGATCTATGAAATCAGTGTTTTTTTAGAAGGGATGCCTCGTCAGTCTTCAACTCATGCTGCTGGAATTATTCTTTCAAAAGTGCCAATTCAGAAATTAGTTCCCGTTCATTATTCAAAGGAAAATCTTAATCAAACTCAATTTTCAGCTGAGTTTATTGAGGATTTTTCGCTTTTAAAAATTGATTTATTAGGTCTTAAAAATCTAACTATAGTCGCAAATATTCTCTCAAAAATTACTAGAAACGGTAGAAATCTCACTTTTGAAGAACTGCCAACCGAAGATAAAGATGCAAATAATTTATTATCTCAAGGGAAAACAAGCGGAATTTTTCAACTAGAATCACCAGGAATGACTGCAAGTATTAAAAAAATTGGTGTTAATTCAATTAACGATGTCACTGCGATAATCTCACTTTATCGCCCTGGTCCAATCAAGCAAATTCCAACTTATGCAAAAAATAAATCAACTAACAACTGAAAAAAATTATTTCCTGACTATGATAAAATCGTCGAATCGACTTTTGGGGTAATTATTTATCAAGAACAAATTATGCAAATTTGCCAAGTTGTTGCTGGTTTTAATTTAGAGCAAGCGGATATTATCCGCGTTGCAATTTCAAAAAAAAATGAGACAAAACTTAATAAAATTAAAGAAAATTTTATTAAAAATGGAATTAATTTAGGTTATGATTCAAAATTAGTTAAACACATTTATGATCTGATTTACAAATTCGCTGATTATGGATTTAACAAAGCGCACGCGGTTGCTTATGCAACTTTAGCTTATAAAATGGCCTATTTGAAAGCGAAATATCCTGCCTATTTTTTTGTTGAACTAATCTCAAACGAAAACGGCTCACAACCTAATATTGAAAAATATGCCGATGAAGCAAAAAATTTTGGCTTTCAAATCCAAAGACCGAACATTAACTTTTCAACGCAAAACGCCGTTTTTGATGAATCAAGAAATTCAATTTTTTTGCCACTTTTAATGATTAAAGGTCTTGGTGCGATTGCAGTGAAAACGATCGTTGACGAACGAAACAAAAACGGCAAATACAAAAATTTCCTTGATTTTATTAGAAGAATGAAACTAGTTAATTTTTCGAAAGTAGCAATCGAAAAATTAATTTTTGCAAATGCACTTAACGAATTTGCAAATCAAGAAACATTAGCTCATAATTTTGAATTACTTTGAAATCATGGTAGTTTTGTCTTAAATGATAAAGAGGGAAATTTAGTATCCCGACAAGATTCGGAAAATGATAATTCAGAAATTGATTTTTTAGAAAAAATACCTTATGATGAAGAAAATAATTACCAAAACGAGTTAAAATATCTCGGAATGTCGTTTATTCAGCGACAAAATAATCCGCTTTTTGCCAACCAAATTTTGTTAAAAGATTTAAAACCAGGTGTTGAATACCGTTTGATTTTGAAATTAAATTTAGTCAAAAAAACAATCTATAAAAATTATAAAATATCTTTAAGCGATCAGCAAAATAATGAGGTTGTAACTTATGATAAAAATCCAGAATATCAAAATTTAGAAACAAAAAAATACTATGAATTTATAGTACTTTTCACTAATTCAGGAAAATACCAAATTAAAGGAATTCCAAAAAGAGTTGCTAATTATGACTAGAAAAATATTGCTAATTGATGGAACTTGACTAACGTTCAAGTCATTTTTTGCCGGATATTACGGGAATCGACTTATTAATTCAAAAGGGGAAATGACTTTTGCAATTCATATTTTTTTTAATTCACTTTTTAAATTAATAAGACTTACTGAACCTGATAATATTTATTTTGCCTTTGATTATGGATCAAAAACTGCTCGACACCAAAATTATCCTGATTATAAAAAGGGAAGAGTTAGACCGCCAGATTCACTTTTTTCGCAAATGCAGTTAATAAAAAAGATCCTTGGTTTTGCTAACTTTTTATGATCAGAACACGAAGATTTTGAAGCTGATGACTTAATTGCTTCCCTGCAAAAAAAGATTAGAGAAACTGATGAAGAAGCAGAAATACTAATTTTTAGTTCAGATCAAGATTTACTGCAGTTAGTTGACGAAAAAACAACAATTATTAATAAAATTGAAAATAATTTCATAAATACTAATACAATTCATAATTTTTTTGAAACACACGGATTCCATCCAGAACAGGTTGTCGATTTTAAAGTTTTAGCCGGCGATAGTTCTGATAATATTAAGGTCATTGAAGGTTTAGGGAAAAAAGGTGCGATAAAATTATTGGAAAAATATAAAAATTTAGATAATATTTTCCTAAATCTTGGTAAAATTAATGAAAAACTTGCAAAACAAATTACCGAAAAGAAAACCGAACTGTTATTTTTTAAAGATTTTATCAAACTAAACGATAGTGCTAATTTTAATTTTGATATTTTTCAAAAATTAGAAATTAAAATTAGCCGCGATTTAGTAGATATTTTAAACGATCTTGAGTTAAAAAAAGTCAACGATGCTCTATTTGAACTTGCTTCAAAACAAAATTAAACTGATAAATTCTGTAAAATTAACCTAAAATGAAGAAAATTTTTTTATTCCCGCTCATCCTTTTGGGTTCAGCAGCGGCAACCGGTGGAGTTTATTTTATTTACAAAGCATCAAAAAATACTACAAACACCCCCGGAATTAGCATTAAAAAGTCAGAAGAATTACCTAAAACAAAAGATTTAAAAGACAATGTTGTTGTCAATCCTTCTGATAAAAAGTCAATTCGTATTGGTTTTTGGAATGTTTACAACTATTCTAATAAATCTACAAGAGCAAAAAACACTGCAAAAACTTATGCAATTGCAAAAGTTATCGATTTTACGGGTCTTGATTTGATTGGTTTAGCCGAAATTAAACCAAACGCAGATGGCGCTGATCTTGTCAAGGAACTTCAAAATCTCAATCCGAATGCTGGCTGAAAGGAATTGACTACTAATAAATATGGAAAGAAAAACCAGGAAGAAAAATATACCTTTTTATATAAATCTTCACTTTTAGAAACGATAAATTTTGAAAACCCTTCTAATCCGTATTTAATTCAAGATGGCACAGAACTAACATGAGCTCGCCCACTGGCGGCTGTGAAGTTTAAAACAAAAACAACTATTAAAAATGATTTCACATTAGCAATAGGTCATTTTGATGCGCCAAATGCTAGCAAAAATCGTAATGAAGCAAAGGATTCTGAAACTTCACAAGGTGCCCAAGAAGCTGGAGAAGCTCGCGATTTAGTTAATGTTTTAGGTGAAATTGATAAAAAAGATGGTGAAAATAACGAAATAATTTTTATGGCGGACACTAACATTCGCGGTGAAAATGCAGAAAAATTATTCAAATCTACACTTAAATCTTATAAATCTTTACTTAGTCATAACGAAAACACAACTCTTTCTGGCTCACGTCGGTCATATGCAAACTCCTATGACAAAATTTTCTATAAAGGTGATCTTGCGACTAAAAACGCACAAAAATTTGACATTTTTTCAATTTTTAGTAATAAAATTGTTGATTTAGCAAAATATGATCAGATGCGTAGAAAAGATGGTAGATCCGCTAATTACCAAGCAAATAACCCGAACGATCTTAACCGCATCCGGGCAATTTCTGATCACACAATGGTTCATTTTGACCTTGAATTAAATGAGAGTGATAAAAATTAGATATTAAATTTTTCAATTTAAACAATTAATGAAATTAAAAAGTACTGTAAATTTCGATGTTTTTCCAGAATTTGTTAAAAAAGAAATAAAGAAATCAGAGTTGATTTCTTGTGGTTATCACAACTGTAGTTTTGTAGGTTTTTTTAAAAATCAAAAAGTTCAAATTCGAGTTGCAACTAACGATTTTGTAAATTGGGAAAATGAAAAGAATTTTATTCAAGAAAATTCTAATTTTCTCTTTTATGATCAGGGAAATTTCATTAAAAAGTGAATTGAGGGCCAAATTTTAAGTCCAGAAAATTTGGGTTTACACCTTGACAAATTATTTTTGGCAATTTCTGATTTTCATAAGCAAAAAAATACAAAAATTGCCAAATTTAACTGGCAAACCGACGTTATATTGGACAAAAAATACATTAGTCTAGTTGAAAAATACCAATTTGATTCACTTGTAATTTCGCACAATGATTTGCAATTTAAAAACATAATCGTTTCGACAAAGGCGGTTTTTTTAATTGACTTTGAGTGAATTAGACTTAATAATCCTTACTTTGATTATGTTTGTTTGTACATCAATTTAGGAATTTCTCCTGAAAAAATCATTAAATTTTTTAATCTTGAAATTGAAAAATTTAATGATTTTGTTTACATAGTTAATGTTTTTACTAACTTTTGAAATAAAAAATTTTATGATAAATAAAAATTAGACAATTGTTAGAATAGCAATTAAAAAAAACGTTTGAATTTAGGCGTAATTTTGTTTTCCCTTTTTAAACTAAAAAAGCCAAAACCTTGATAAATTTAATGAAATTTTATTCCTTTTCTTTATAATTTTTATATTATAAAGAAAATATGTTAATGTTATAAAATAAATTATGATTAAAGACAAAAATATTACTGTATCTGTTACTAAAAAACTACAAGATCTCGGCTATGATATTAGTTTGTGAGATGCTTCTTTGAGCCCCAAATTATTGAATGAAGATATTCTAGAGGTATTGAAAACATCTTCTAAAAGAAATCATAATCTGCAAAAAACCAAAGAAAATTATGGCTATCCTGATAGAATTTTTTTCAATAAAGAGCATAAACTTTTAATTTTAGTCGAGGAAAAATCAAATATAAAAAAACATCGAGACAACAATCCTTTATGCGAAAATTTTACATTAAGTAATGAATGTAATGTTGTTGATTTTGCTATCCAAGGAATAATTTGGTATATGCAACAATTTGTTAATAAATTAAAGAATTTAGAGGATTATAAAATTATCGGAATTGCTGTAAGCGGCGATATTTCTGAAAATAAAATTGGAAAATTTGACTGTTTTGTTGTTGATAATGCTCGTATAAAACACGTTAAAGAAATAACAAATTTTGTAAAAATCGAGGAATTTTTAAGTATTTTTATAGACTTTGATGAGCAAAAACATATTGAAAATATTAAGCAATCTTCAAAAAAAATTAACCAATTACTAAGAGATCTTGACTCAACAGAGAGGCCAGTGATTCTTTCATACTTAATGATCGCATTATATGGGCAAGATTTAAATAAAAAATTTGAACTTTTTTCAAAAATAAAAGATAATAAAAATCTTCTAATTGATATGATTTCAAGCGCGATTCAAACCACCTTAACCGAGCAAAAGGTGATGAAAAATAAAATTGATTTTATTAAAAGTAAAATCAATTTACTAAAAGAATCGCCAGATGTCAAAATTGAAACTATTCATTCAATTTTGACTGAATTAAAAGAAAACGTTTTACCCTTAATAAACGGAACTTTTTCAACTAGGTCAAATTTTGACATTATTGGAAAATTCTACGAGGAATTTCTAAAATACGCCGGATTTGCTAATGTAAAAAGGGGAATTGTTCTTACCCCAGAACATATTACAACTTTATTTACAAATTTAATTGATATAAAAACTAACGATGTAATTTTAGATATTTGTTGTGGAACAGGTTCTTTTTTGATTGCAGCGATGAATAAAATTATTAATACTGTTGAGAATCAAAATTTGCTAGATAAAAAGGAAAAAATTGATAATATCAAAAAAAAGCAAATAATTGGTGTCGAAATTAATACAACAATGTATATTTTAGCGATTTCCAATATGTTATTTCGTGGTGATGGAAAATCGCAAATTTTTCATGGTAGTGCAATTGGTGATTCTTTTGAAACAAAAGAAATTATTAAGAAAATTAAAGAACTATCTCCAACAATTGGATTTATTAATCCGCCTTATTCGGGAAGAGAAAGTAAAACAAACCCAACTTTTAAGGAAATAACTTTTTTAGAAAAAATATTAAGTTTATGTTCTCGCTACGTAATTATTATCGCACCTTATTCGATGTATTTTAGCGAAAATGAAAGACGTGCTAAAATTCTAAAGCAACATAAATTAAAAGCTGTTATTAATATGCCAAAGGAATTGTTTCAACCAAACGCCGCGACTTATACCTCAATTGCAATTTTTGAAACAAATATTCCCCATAATTTTGACGAAGAAGTTGCTTTTTACGATCTAAAAGATGACGGATTTGTTATGACCCCAAAAGGTAGAGTAGATTTTAATAACAATTGAGCTGAAAAAGAGAAAGAATTACTTGATTTTATTAAAAACCCTAATAACAAAGGTAATTTGGTAAATTCAATTAAAACTAAAATCAAAGAGGATGAGGAATGAAATATTTATGCACATACAAAAACTGACTATTCAAATTTAAAAATAAGTAATTTTGAAAAAGTAATAAAAAATTATATTTTATTTCAAATTAAAAAGGATTTTGATATTCTTCATTTAAACCTTGATGAATATGAACTTCTTGAGCAACTTATTTTTTCAAAAAAGTTTAGCGAATACCAAAGAATTATTAAAAAACAGGAAAGCTACACCGCAAAACTTAATATAAATAAGTGAAAATGATTTAAAATAACTGATATTTTCAAAATTGAAAACTCAAAAGTACAAAATACCAAAGAATTAATTACCGGACAAGAAATTTATTATATTGGTGCAGCAAAAAATAATAACGGTGTTAAAGCAAAAGTTGAAAAAATTGATAGTTATGTTTCTAAAGGTAATTGCGTTCTTTTTATTAACGGTGGCGAAGGTTCAGGCGGATATAGTTTGTATCAACCTGATGATTTTATGGCAATTAAAGGGTTTACTTCTTGCGGTTATTCAAAGAAACTTAACGTTTTTAACGGCTTATTTTTAGTAACAGTACTCGATCAACACCGGTATAAATTTAGTTATGGAAGATCTTGGCAAGCAAATCGTTTTAATTCAACTAAAATTTGCCTACCCATTAATGAAAAAGGTAAAATTGATTGGAATTTTATGACTAATTTTGTTAAAAATCATCCGCTTGCAAAATTAATTGAAGAATAAAAGGTTAGAATTAAGATTTATATAGGAAAATATCGCCTTTTACAAAAATATTTTCTAAATTTTAGGTTCAAATTCTCCGAATTGTGTTTAGATCAAATAGGCTAAAGGCGCGGCTGTCATTGCTAAAATTGATATTTTCCCCAAGAGCAAAAAATTTGTTTTCAAGAATAATGCCGTTAAATTTCCAAAACCCTAAATCAGAAAAATTAGCAAATAAATTTCCGTTTATTAGCACTAAATTATACTACTTTTGATAACGATTTAGTCTGTAAAATTTAGAGAAATCCCTTCATATTTGTTATAGAAGTTTTTCCTTAAATTTTCGATATGTTGTTCTATAATTTCGCTTGCACCATCGGCACGACGTAATCCCAGCGATTCATTAGATATTTTTCTTATTTGTTTATATGAAGGTTTTTCAAATTTTTCATTTTCAAGTAAATCCTTAATTAATTCAATTGTTTCTTCATATTTAAGATTGTTTTGCTCAGTAAAATTTGCAATATCAGTATAAAATTCTTCAGTGGCAAAATCTCTAAATTCAATTTGCACATCAAAGTTTTTAATGTCTTTTTGGTTAAAATTACCGTTGATTTTTTCAATAAATTTAATAATTAAATCGCTTTTAAAACGTAATTGTTCCGAACTTTTAATTTTGCCTTTAATTTCCTCAATTATATTATAGTTGATTCTACCATCTTCGTGTAAATGTTTGTTAATAATCGATTGAATTGTTTCAAGATCATAATCAGAAACACTCGTTAGTGTAGTTTCAAATTCTATACCATCTAAAATTGAAGTTTTTTCCTTTTTTTCTTCCTCGTGAAGTTGATCTTTAATTATGTGGTAATCTGCCTTGTACTTGTCAAATAAATTTTCGTTTATTAATTTTTGACCCTTATTTGAAAATTGACTAAAACTGTTTAACAAATGATGTTGTCTTATAAATTCATTGAATATTTTAATATATTGCTTTTTTTCTTCAAGCGATCCACTATCCATATTTTTTTCAGGCGGAAATTGATTTAGAAGTTTTTGAACTATTTTTTTATACAAATCGTAAACTTCTTCATATTTAGGTAAAAAAATAGTGCTTTTATTAGAGTCATCGCCAGCATAAATTATTAATGCTTCCTTATTATTTTGCTCTAAATTACGGAATGAATGAATAATTCCTGCCTCTTTTTCATCGTTATAAATTCGATTTGTTCGTGAATAAGCCTGAATTAATGTGTGTTCTTTTAAATCGCGATCAAGTCAGAGCGATTGCAATTCTGGCGAGTCAAATCCAGTTATAAAAATGTTAACAACAATTGTAAGATCGATTTTGTTTTTCTTAATTTCCCTTGCCAAATTAGATTGATATTCACTAAATTTCCCAATGCCTTTTTTGCTATTTTTATAATTACTTTCTTGGTTTTTGTTATTGGTATCGGAAATTATTTGGTAAAAATCATCCATTGCTTTTTTAAGAAATTCTTCGTTACTGCTAAAATTTATTTCTTCATTTTCTGAAAAATCGGATAAATAATCGTCTTTTTTCGAGTCGGGACTATAAATTATTGCAAGTTTCATTTTGTTTGGATTGTTTTCGCTTAACTGTTTTTTGAATTCTTCGTAATATTTTTGTGCTAATTTAATACTTTCAACTGAAAAAAGACTATTAAATCTACGATGCTGTTTGTCGCTGTTAAAATAATTTATTATTGTTTTAACATTATTTTTGACTCTAGTTGGGTGGTATAGTGCTTCTTTTTCATCAATAGTTTCAACTTTTCGATCGTCAAAATTTTCATTTTTTTTCATTGTAGTATAATTTCTGTATGAAAATCTTAACACGGTTTTATCATCGATTGCATTAATAAGCGAATATCGGTGTAATTCGATACCAAAAAGTTGTTCAGTTGTTTGAAATTGATAAACTTTAGTATTATATTCCTTATCTTTTCCGCTTCTAGGTGTTAAACTCTCTTTAAAAATTGGTGTCCCTGTAAATCCGAACATAAATGATTTTTTAAACGATTTTTTTACTTTT of Mesomycoplasma dispar contains these proteins:
- a CDS encoding protein kinase family protein, giving the protein MKLKSTVNFDVFPEFVKKEIKKSELISCGYHNCSFVGFFKNQKVQIRVATNDFVNWENEKNFIQENSNFLFYDQGNFIKKWIEGQILSPENLGLHLDKLFLAISDFHKQKNTKIAKFNWQTDVILDKKYISLVEKYQFDSLVISHNDLQFKNIIVSTKAVFLIDFEWIRLNNPYFDYVCLYINLGISPEKIIKFFNLEIEKFNDFVYIVNVFTNFWNKKFYDK
- a CDS encoding DNA polymerase III subunit alpha produces the protein MKLINLHTRTEYTFLSSTIKLDSLISFAVAKNLKTLVITDLNSMFGVPKFYKLCKENEINPVIGLEIEIESFHFILLAKNYQGYVFLSEISSKKTKKNDIFLVDLLEKDDIIIVDHPKKGFYAQKKTQLDTLFDKKKLKNYYIVENNPEISNAIYVQERDVLFAKEKIYLESLAKIKGTILDSKAKFYDFDQWDQEIDPVIIERTNSLVENIEIEFPKIEFNLPDLNHESGLESNLLLKKILNESIQKKSAELVNYNWKPRLKYEYDTICKLNFSNYFLVIWDFLKWARQNQILIGPGRGSVSGSLIAYLLDITAVNPLKHNLIFERFLNPKRISMPDIDIDIQDTRRNEIIDYLFEKYGSEHCATIITFSTLAAKSVFRDISKIFGIPEIQVNKNAKLIAANMSLAELYAQEKSAFRKLINNGDNFQGQDNSEIYKKIYEISVFLEGMPRQSSTHAAGIILSKVPIQKLVPVHYSKENLNQTQFSAEFIEDFSLLKIDLLGLKNLTIVANILSKITRNGRNLTFEELPTEDKDANNLLSQGKTSGIFQLESPGMTASIKKIGVNSINDVTAIISLYRPGPIKQIPTYAKNKSTNNWKKLFPDYDKIVESTFGVIIYQEQIMQICQVVAGFNLEQADIIRVAISKKNETKLNKIKENFIKNGINLGYDSKLVKHIYDLIYKFADYGFNKAHAVAYATLAYKMAYLKAKYPAYFFVELISNENGSQPNIEKYADEAKNFGFQIQRPNINFSTQNAVFDESRNSIFLPLLMIKGLGAIAVKTIVDERNKNGKYKNFLDFIRRMKLVNFSKVAIEKLIFANALNEFANQETLAHNFELLWNHGSFVLNDKEGNLVSRQDSENDNSEIDFLEKIPYDEENNYQNELKYLGMSFIQRQNNPLFANQILLKDLKPGVEYRLILKLNLVKKTIYKNYKISLSDQQNNEVVTYDKNPEYQNLETKKYYEFIVLFTNSGKYQIKGIPKRVANYD
- a CDS encoding type I restriction endonuclease subunit R, with the protein product MDPVKNILESEEWTLVATYKPDEKRKIYRLEKEWEFELLEILKTHNYEYRQDLKNENDLIYNLRSQLGKLNEIKFSDNEWDKILYEITKKVNSVSDKNKFFQVDEIINLELDKPNNNGQKFVNIKLIDKKEWTKNSFQVVNQFSNENDETGRKSRYDVVILVNGLPLVLIELKKPDISIRKAFSQNLYYKKTSFNTEHKLFEYVQIFVISNGNETKYYSNTALDAIKNRNKKLLDSKLRIPDGFGFTSFLTDQKNNKIKNLLDFANHFFARKILWNILTKYCIIVKNDEKNNLIVMRPYQIVATEKIINRIKTKHNDPINSGGYIWHSTGSGKTLTSYKVAKLAADFDHIKKVIFVVDRKDLDNQTQDEYKKFETSNSVIQDSWGVKNTTDLSKILQKDNYNKKIIVTTIHKLSKVVEKYKNLPIYNEKVVFIFDECHRTQFGDMHQKVKKSFKKSFMFGFTGTPIFKESLTPRSGKDKEYNTKVYQFQTTEQLFGIELHRYSLINAIDDKTVLRFSYRNYTTMKKNENFDDRKVETIDEKEALYHPTRVKNNVKTIINYFNSDKQHRRFNSLFSVESIKLAQKYYEEFKKQLSENNPNKMKLAIIYSPDSKKDDYLSDFSENEEINFSSNEEFLKKAMDDFYQIISDTNNKNQESNYKNSKKGIGKFSEYQSNLAREIKKNKIDLTIVVNIFITGFDSPELQSLWLDRDLKEHTLIQAYSRTNRIYNDEKEAGIIHSFRNLEQNNKEALIIYAGDDSNKSTIFLPKYEEVYDLYKKIVQKLLNQFPPEKNMDSGSLEEKKQYIKIFNEFIRQHHLLNSFSQFSNKGQKLINENLFDKYKADYHIIKDQLHEEEKKEKTSILDGIEFETTLTSVSDYDLETIQSIINKHLHEDGRINYNIIEEIKGKIKSSEQLRFKSDLIIKFIEKINGNFNQKDIKNFDVQIEFRDFATEEFYTDIANFTEQNNLKYEETIELIKDLLENEKFEKPSYKQIRKISNESLGLRRADGASEIIEQHIENLRKNFYNKYEGISLNFTD
- a CDS encoding N-6 DNA methylase, with protein sequence MIKDKNITVSVTKKLQDLGYDISLWDASLSPKLLNEDILEVLKTSSKRNHNLQKTKENYGYPDRIFFNKEHKLLILVEEKSNIKKHRDNNPLCENFTLSNECNVVDFAIQGIIWYMQQFVNKLKNLEDYKIIGIAVSGDISENKIGKFDCFVVDNARIKHVKEITNFVKIEEFLSIFIDFDEQKHIENIKQSSKKINQLLRDLDSTERPVILSYLMIALYGQDLNKKFELFSKIKDNKNLLIDMISSAIQTTLTEQKVMKNKIDFIKSKINLLKESPDVKIETIHSILTELKENVLPLINGTFSTRSNFDIIGKFYEEFLKYAGFANVKRGIVLTPEHITTLFTNLIDIKTNDVILDICCGTGSFLIAAMNKIINTVENQNLLDKKEKIDNIKKKQIIGVEINTTMYILAISNMLFRGDGKSQIFHGSAIGDSFETKEIIKKIKELSPTIGFINPPYSGRESKTNPTFKEITFLEKILSLCSRYVIIIAPYSMYFSENERRAKILKQHKLKAVINMPKELFQPNAATYTSIAIFETNIPHNFDEEVAFYDLKDDGFVMTPKGRVDFNNNWAEKEKELLDFIKNPNNKGNLVNSIKTKIKEDEEWNIYAHTKTDYSNLKISNFEKVIKNYILFQIKKDFDILHLNLDEYELLEQLIFSKKFSEYQRIIKKQESYTAKLNINKWKWFKITDIFKIENSKVQNTKELITGQEIYYIGAAKNNNGVKAKVEKIDSYVSKGNCVLFINGGEGSGGYSLYQPDDFMAIKGFTSCGYSKKLNVFNGLFLVTVLDQHRYKFSYGRSWQANRFNSTKICLPINEKGKIDWNFMTNFVKNHPLAKLIEE
- a CDS encoding endonuclease/exonuclease/phosphatase family protein, which codes for MKKIFLFPLILLGSAAATGGVYFIYKASKNTTNTPGISIKKSEELPKTKDLKDNVVVNPSDKKSIRIGFWNVYNYSNKSTRAKNTAKTYAIAKVIDFTGLDLIGLAEIKPNADGADLVKELQNLNPNAGWKELTTNKYGKKNQEEKYTFLYKSSLLETINFENPSNPYLIQDGTELTWARPLAAVKFKTKTTIKNDFTLAIGHFDAPNASKNRNEAKDSETSQGAQEAGEARDLVNVLGEIDKKDGENNEIIFMADTNIRGENAEKLFKSTLKSYKSLLSHNENTTLSGSRRSYANSYDKIFYKGDLATKNAQKFDIFSIFSNKIVDLAKYDQMRRKDGRSANYQANNPNDLNRIRAISDHTMVHFDLELNESDKN
- a CDS encoding 5'-3' exonuclease, which translates into the protein MTRKILLIDGTWLTFKSFFAGYYGNRLINSKGEMTFAIHIFFNSLFKLIRLTEPDNIYFAFDYGSKTARHQNYPDYKKGRVRPPDSLFSQMQLIKKILGFANFLWSEHEDFEADDLIASLQKKIRETDEEAEILIFSSDQDLLQLVDEKTTIINKIENNFINTNTIHNFFETHGFHPEQVVDFKVLAGDSSDNIKVIEGLGKKGAIKLLEKYKNLDNIFLNLGKINEKLAKQITEKKTELLFFKDFIKLNDSANFNFDIFQKLEIKISRDLVDILNDLELKKVNDALFELASKQN